A single region of the Neodiprion pinetum isolate iyNeoPine1 chromosome 5, iyNeoPine1.2, whole genome shotgun sequence genome encodes:
- the Rnf11 gene encoding RING finger protein 11, with protein MGNCLKCSGGGQQDNTTLLNNSPDPALTGGASQEALGPPPPYNEIASAYYPPMGTRDRHQQLTELGMGRGTVGMNPIGSVGFSEEEQQVRIAKRIGLIQHLPTGEYDGSKKGECVICMMELITGEEVRYLPCMHTYHAVCIDDWLLRSLTCPSCMEPVDAALINSYYATT; from the exons atGGGCAACTGCTTAAAATGCAGTGGAGGCGGTCAACAGGACAACACGACACTGCTAAACAACAGCCCTGATCCTGCGTTGACCGGCGGTGCCTCCCAGGAGGCTCTTGGCCCTCCGCCACCTTACAAT GAGATAGCGAGCGCTTACTATCCGCCGATGGGAACAAGAGACCGTCATCAGCAGTTGACCGAGCTTGGAATGGGACGAGGAACAGTCGGCATGAATCCGATCGGTAGTGTCGGTTTTAGCGAGGAAGAACAACAAGTTAGAATCGCCAAACGCATCGGACTGATCCAGCATTTACCCACTGGCGAATACGACGGTTCAAAAAAAGGAGAGTGCGTTATATGCATGATGGAGTTAATTACTGGCGAGGAGGTTCGTTATCTCCCTTGTATGCATACTTATCACGCGGTATGCATAGACGACTGGTTGTTACGCTCTTTAACGTGTCCTTCTTGCATGGAACCGGTCGACGCAGCCCTCATTAATTCTTACTACGCTACAACttaa
- the Nup188 gene encoding nucleoporin Nup188 codes for MSIAPMGNLPYCKGLWSVISGTTCRCDKALVKDEIQSATELLKNGLEFFKPYTEASLKKVQGTNSPPRMFAIICKLSPMLNLDATIAWDLVCNFMLYEYRNCAETFASQLADATSTKALIEEIWDFYYSERVTLIKCLKLMVEYKDNKRHPHRNEFMEFFDEVLLGNLLKSVQKQIEALKFINTPVRSQLFNEEQLHKLYNNCLIEMRELLHIFTIILNDVHVADTEFVKIYGSISGEPRRLISSKSHEDKAAISKKLGQIQFSQTALLLVGLDVMKHSRMEDWIRGVRSNMQDTFEHKCVRDSTPQDGPLLLAWMLTNYAIESDNLDTLNNFRPFGIRAIQLNVFYYLQDLLDSEMIREDTQYSVIVRSSVYNLLTLLCSFIEEDRISQLPGVFNATASVLRYPETAARFWNERDDALWILYKLAIDCFPHKFEPLTAIATGLAEAGTKSAEKLMSQLDNIDSITLEIPRFQDTNMEFRPYERECIIHHNSFRIPSQSRNSTLEMENEKKVVIWFTKASYWDAFHYKIEQLFSEAGGGIVNVSDRKTILPDQVLQGFKLLEALLTANVELVQSMVIPTELSFEVINRFSYATLPMNIYKIVAECINVSSKLILKYPEDILSRMRTGVYPWFNNWYQKAPEFAQAISFDGGLVASWLSGIETIEHKYPILAAYLDILSNYLVIKHNKEAMYAVEIPGVVFLLQGVLPKLDSWYFALDSERIDLWLKSMFCLHYALDSNLPKSDIRNELQLVVAYSLLYLEPRHALLKLVRTGERILQSRMATETDWISGRGYKIIKSVQLALSVVNRLLMFRKNLGLGLEERSPLEVALYTSPCLPNGLLIVPTIVNYLYVWFSPSLQAMAVRLLKKFAEGFSMSLLVCMGMDGTTIRETFASRLMSPTCAAEVKVAILELVAICLERQPGLTEALFNIMHRAERNRIFPRPADEFLTQGCSQFLDLYLKRIHEEEDIIYDRLYYSTMVLLHAMWYHRNEILVNYFRKRANFWTHLFAPLFRELVPDTKGYSQLVDIVTLELFKSPLLENDFSLNLKKLLDKDQKYLENLARYVLNGIPERDPKEHLDTSIDMIKIKTPLYEANLESWYHFVVRLTDEKISKTYPITTSQAQIITRLALDGLLAHVKEPYSSKMLILLSSLCLRCVSAWKQTCVGDSQIFKLKLIELIQDTVQSYQAYNKTLRHTLLSLIVGCIRVIKSTLASDTSTLEYLLGNASVLATLEIEELAEAARDQSRIRKEMAEKDLDDGAQALKGVRECIPATLTVCMVTQLLQLYVEHVKNQQVNCIQLQRMIQELTACIGLTLQRRPYFRFGRAALAALGVVSRSLYSIYLVDDSLIANLWLSLLPPNDLKNSILDCLYDDCTGSHWRCQDWWPLYTLGLELLTGLVTRENCTIYASMIVMFLGSHEHQLVEVSMLLRHTADPLAADVVQSLVALTSSMAVQPIIWKAIPPNIRESLFKCMYLAYDSTVNLLLRPRILKFIIDGISVESAEELQSCDEKLPSGELTLLVNRLIIINATCAGSFIRLSPKINTLIDMVYLQDFWYTPMAETNFGPPQMSMSSGPQLTYGTIISSTQLFTQALYSRQSVTSPRKSLSREDSVDSAKREWERATPENLRRIQMRDLKKILNPSLGSNTSEFSNYITGLDVTVPLLSSPRLIRRPYDPLICENTILSRATALVPSKHIARGGSPVNSHNTRSVNPWYACMEANNTRLALEVNLTLLICQALEGIKSPRLLPRDQQLIARETTTEMGVFFDFLRHRGTSDSWKVCASLVDVERTIPISCPKEDFPLPARLVDGSTICKVPKTVASIHSDESDGDDATSEEEHTLSDKDVVTTGCFQRDTSTSQFLPLLGKLLKSIVESQDSAQYG; via the exons ATGAGCATTGCGCCGATGGGAAACCTGCC gTACTGCAAAGGCTTGTGGTCTGTAATATCAGGGACTACTTGCCGGTGTGACAAGGCTCTGGTCAAAGATGAGATACAGAGCGCAACTGAGTTGCTCAAAAATggtcttgaatttttcaaaccttatACCGAAGCTTCACTGAAAAAAGTTCAAGGCACAAATTCTCCACCGAGAATGTTCGcgattatttgtaaattgtcGCCAATGCTG AATTTAGATGCAACAATCGCTTGGGACCTTGTGTGTAACTTCATGTTGTACGAGTACCGAAACTGTGCAGAGACCTTTGCGTCACAATTGGCTGATGCAACATCAACAAAAGCATTAATTGAGGAGATCTgggatttttattattcggaGCGAGTGACGCTGATAAAATGTCTCAAGCTGATGGTAGAATATAAGGACAACAAGAGACATCCGCATAGGAACGAGTTTATGGAATTTTTTGATGAAGTCTTGCTAGggaatttattgaaatcagTTCAGAAGCAGATCGAAGccttaaaattcataaacACACCTGTTAGATCCCAGCTATTCAACGAAGAACAACTTCACAAACTGTACAATAACTGCCTAATTGAAATGCGAGAACTCCTGCAcatttttacaatcattttaaaTGATGTGCACGTTGCAGATACcgaatttgtcaaaatttacgGAAGCATAAGC GGAGAACCCAGGCGCTTGATAAGTTCAAAAAGCCACGAAGACAAAGCAGCAATATCAAAAAAACTGGGTCAAATACAATTCAGTCAAACTGCGTTGCTTCTCGTTGGACTGGATGTAATGAAACA CAGCAGAATGGAGGACTGGATTCGAGGCGTGCGAAGTAACATGCAAGACACTTTTGAGCACAAGTGCGTCCGCGATAGTACGCCGCAAGATGGACCTCTGCTCTTGGCTTGGATGCTCACAAACTATGCTATCGAGTCAGATAATCTAGATACGTTGAACAATTTTCGGCCTTTCGGTATCAGGGCCATACAGCTGAACGTGTTCTACTATCTTCAAGATTTACTGGACAGTGAAATGATTCGAGAAGATACTCAATACTCCGTGATAGTCCGGAGTAGCGTTTATAATTTGCTCACTCTTCTCTGCTCGTTTATCGAGGAGGACAGGATCAGTCAGCTACCGGGGGTCTTCAACGCAACAGCATCCGTGCTGAGGTATCCAGAAACTGCTGCAAGATTCTGGAACGAACGGGACGACGCTTTGTGGATCTTGTACAAACTTGCCATTGATTGTTTTCCACACAAATTTGAACCTCTCACAGCCATCGCGACTGGCTTGGCTGAGGCTGGAACTAAGAGTGCAGAAAAG CTGATGTCACAACTGGATAACATTGATTCAATAACATTGGAAATTCCTCGATTTCAAGATACGAATATGGAGTTTCGTCCCTATGAGCGAGAGTGCATTATTCACCATAACTCGTTCCGAATTCCGAGCCAATCTAGGAATAGCACGTTAGAAATGGAGAACGAAAAGAAGGTCGTCATTTGGTTTACAAAAGCGAGTTACTGGGATGCTTTTCACTACAAGATAGAGCAGCTGTTTTCCGAAGCGGGCGGAGGGATTGTGAACGTCAGTGACAGGAAGACGATTCTGCCGGATCAAGTGTTGCAGGGCTTCAAGCTGTTGGAAGCTCTGCTCACTGCGAATGTCGAGCTGGTACAAAGTATGGTGATACCGACGGAGCTAAGCTTCGAAGTAATAAACAGATTCTCTTACGCGACCCTGCCAATGAACATATACAAAATAGTGGCGGAATGTATAAATGTATCCTCGAAACTAATCCTAAAATATCCAGAAGACATTCTCTCGCGCATGCGAACCGGCGTCTACCCCTGGTTCAATAACTGGTATCAAAAGGCACCTGAATTTGCTCAGGCAATTTCGTTTGACGGAGGGCTTGTCGCTTCCTGGTTATCAGGAATCGAGACAATTGAGCACAAGTACCCGATACTCGCGGCTTATCTCGATATCCTGTCCAATTACCTAGTCATTAAGCACAACAAGGAGGCGATGTATGCTGTGGAAATTCCGGGAGTGGTTTTTCTACTTCAGGGCGTCCTCCCCAAACTGGATTCCTGGTACTTCGCCCTTGACTCGGAGAGGATCGACCTGTGGCTAAAGAGCATGTTCTGCTTGCACTACGCGCTAGATTCCAATCTCCCTAAATCCGACATCCGTAACGAGCTTCAGCTCGTCGTTGCCTACAGCCTGTTGTACCTCGAGCCGCGTCACGCTCTCCTGAAGCTGGTCAGAACGGGAGAACGGATTTTACAAAGCAGGATGGCGACTGAGACAGACTGGATAAGCGGACGAGGGTACAAGATAATAAAGAGCGTGCAGCTCGCGCTATCGGTCGTAAATAGACTCCTAATGTTCAGAAAGAACCTCGGCCTGGGTCTAGAGGAAAGATCGCCCCTCGAAGTTGCTTTATATACATCACCCTGTTTGCCAAACGGGCTTTTAATCGTGCCGACGATCGTCAACTACCTTTACGTGTGGTTCAGTCCTTCTCTTCAAGCGATGGCTGTGaggttgttgaaaaaattcgctGAAGGTTTCTCGATGTCATTGTTGGTCTGCATGGGAATGGATGGTACGACGATTCGCGAAACATTCGCATCACGACTCATGTCACCGACCTGCGCTGCGGAAGTCAAGGTGGCTATTTTGGAACTGGTCGCCATCTGCCTGGAGAGACAGCCAGGATTGACCGAGGCACTTTTTAATATAATGCACCGCGCCGAAAGGAACAGAATTTTCCCTCGACCGGCTGATGAGTTTTTAACACAAGGATGCAGCCAATTTCTGGACTTGTATTTGAAGAGGATTCACGAGGAGGAAGACATCATTTATGACAGACTGTATTACAGCACCATGGTTCTTCTGCACGCTATGTGGTACCATCGCAACGAAATTTTGGTAAACTATTTTCGCAAACGTGCCAATTTTTGGACCCATCTCTTTGCCCCGTTGTTCAGAGAACTGGTTCCCGATACCAAAGGATATTCCCAGCTGGTGGATATAGTCACGTTGGAACTGTTCAAAAGCCCGCTTCTGGAAAACGACTTTTccctgaatttgaaaaaacttctCGACAAGGATCAAAAGTATTTAGAAAATCTCGCTAGGTATGTTCTTAACGGTATACCAGAGCGAGATCCTAAGGAACACCTCGACACTTCCATCGACATGATCAAAATCAAGACTCCCCTCTACGAGGCAAACTTGGAGTCGTGGTACCACTTTGTCGTCAGACTGACCGACGAAAAGATCAGCAAAACTTATCCCATTACTACTTCTCAGGCTCAGATAATAACCAGACTTGCATTGGACGGTCTCTTGGCCCATGTGAAGGAGCCGTACAGTTCGAAGATGTTGATCCTGCTCTCGTCTCTGTGTCTGAGGTGTGTGTCTGCTTGGAAACAGACGTGTGTCGGGGACTCGCAAATCTTCAAGCTGAAACTGATCGAGCTTATTCAAGATACGGTTCAGTCGTATCAAGCCTATAATAAAACATTGAGGCACACACTACTCTCATTGATAGTGGGCTGTATCAGAGTAATAAAAAGCACTCTGGCTAGTGATACGTCGACGCTGGAATACCTCTTGGGTAACGCGAGCGTCTTAGCCACCTTGGAGATCGAAGAGCTCGCAGAAGCTGCTAGAGACCAGTCAAGAATCCGCAAAGAAATGGCAGAAAAGGACTTGGACGACGGAGCTCAGGCGTTGAAGGGAGTGCGCGAGTGCATTCCGGCAACTTTGACCGTCTGCATGGTGACTCAGCTGCTTCAGCTCTATGTCGAGCATGTTAAAAATCAGCAAGTCAATTGTATCCAGCTACAGAGAATGATTCAGGAGCTGACAGCTTGCATTGGACTGACCTTGCAGAGACGGCCGTACTTCAGATTTGGAAGAGCAGCACTCGCTGCTCTCGGAGTCGTCTCTAGATCGCTGTACAGCATTTACCTGGTCGACGACAGCCTCATCGCTAATCTTTGGCTTAGTTTACTACCGCCGAATGACCTAAAGAACAGTATTTTGGACTGTCTGTACGAC GACTGTACGGGCAGCCATTGGCGTTGCCAGGACTGGTGGCCGCTTTATACTCTTGGACTGGAGCTGTTGACCGGTCTTGTAACGCGTGAGAATTGTACGATATACGCTTCCATGATCGTCATGTTTTTGGGATCCCACGAGCACCAGCTTGTCGAAGTTTCCATGCTGCTGAGGCACACCGCAGACCCGCTCGCCGCAGATGTTGTTCAATCTCTGGTGGCGCTAACATCAAGCATGGCCGTACAGCCGATCATCTGGAAGGCGATACCACCGAATATCCGCGAATCTCTTTTC AAATGTATGTACCTAGCTTACGACAGTACTGTTAATCTTCTTCTGCGTCCCCGAATATTAAAGTTCATCATAGATGGTATAAGCGTGGAGAGTGCGGAGGAACTTCAGTCTTGCGACGAGAAGTTACCCAGCGGAGAGTTGACGTTGCTGGTTAACAggcttataataataaacgcgACGTGCGCCGGAAGCTTTATTCGTTTGTCACCAAAGATCAACACTCTCATCGACATGGTTTACTTGCAAGATTTTTGGTACACGCCAATGGCGGAGACGAACTTTGGCCCGCCGCAAATGAGCATGAGCTCAGGACCCCAGCTTACTTATGGCACGATAATAAGCTCGACACAGCTCTTCACTCAGGCCTTGTACTCCCGGCAGTCGGTAACGTCGCCCCGAAAATCTCTGAGTCGCGAGGATAGCGTAGACTCGGCGAAAAGGGAGTGGGAAAGAGCGACGCCCGAAAACCTACGGAGAATCCAAATGCgggacttgaaaaaaatcctgaatccCAGTTTGGGCTCCAACACCTCCGAGTTCAGCAACTACATAACTGGACTGGACGTAACCGTACCGCTTCTCAGCAGTCCGAGGCTGATTCGAAGGCCTTACGATCCTCTGATATGCGAGAATACGATTTTGTCTCGAGCCACAGCTCTTGTACCTAGTAAACACATCGCAAGAGGCGGAAGTCCGGTCAATTCTCATAATACGCGATCCGTAAATCCGTGGTACGCTTGCATGGAGGCGAACAATACGAGGCTCGCTTTGGAAGTCAATTTAACTCTTTTGATATGCCAAGCTCTCGAGGGGATCAAAAGCCCTAGACTTTTACCGAGGGACCAGCAACTCATAGCCAGAGAGACGACTACCGAGATGGGGGTGTTCTTCGACTTTCTAAGGCACAGAGGCACGTCGGACAGTTGGAAAGTGTGCGCGTCTTTGGTCGACGTGGAAAGAACTATACCGATTTCTTGTCCCAAGGAAGATTTTCCTCTACCGGCAAGATTGGTGGACGGAAGCACCATATGCAAAGTACCGAAGACGGTTGCATCGATCCACAGTGATGAGAGTGATGGAGACGATGCGACGTCAGAAGAAGAACACACATTATCAGATAAGGATGTAGTGACGACTGGCTGTTTTCAACGGGATACAAGTACCTCTCAGTTCTTGCCTCTTCTCGGTAAACTTTTAAAGTCGATCGTCGAGTCACAGGATTCTGCGCAGTACGGATAA